One part of the Rutidosis leptorrhynchoides isolate AG116_Rl617_1_P2 chromosome 1, CSIRO_AGI_Rlap_v1, whole genome shotgun sequence genome encodes these proteins:
- the LOC139885608 gene encoding delta(12) fatty acid desaturase DES8.11-like — translation MGAGGRMNDVTQEKDVLKRVPTAKTPFEISDLKKAIPPHCFKRSLATSSYYLFRDIAIVFTFYIIGSKYIPLLPKPLTYIAWPIYWFCQGTSFMGIWSIGHDLGHHAFSEYQWLDDTLGFILHSAFLTPYFSFKYSHRSHHAHTNSMEYDEVWIPKRKADTFYSEVLNNPLGNLFMTFVRLLLSFPAYFTFNIHGRPYNGFASHFYPQSPIFNDSERKLIWLSDAGMLAAFYALYKIASNTSATWLFCIYGAPLLVMNAHFIFFTFLHHSHPSIAHYDKREWDWIRGALSTIDRDYGIFNTIFHDVTNAHVVHHLISTIPHYHTVEATKAIKPILGDYYKYDDTPILKAFWRETKECIFVEPDEGAEQSGVYWFRR, via the coding sequence ATGGGAGCCGGTGGGCGAATGAACGATGTCACCCAAGAGAAAGATGTTCTCAAACGTGTCCCAACCGCAAAAACACCATTCGAAATTAGTGATCTCAAAAAAGCCATAccaccacattgttttaaacgatcTCTTGCAACTTCATCATACTACCTTTTTCGCGATATCGCAATAGTTTTCACTTTTTACATCATCGGGTCGAAATACATTCCTCTCCTCCCTAAACCCCTCACTTACATAGCATGGCCAATTTATTGGTTTTGTCAAGGAACAAGTTTTATGGGCATATGGAGTATTGGTCATGATTTAGGTCATCATGCTTTTAGCGAATATCAATGGCTCGATGATACACTCGGTTTCATCCTTCATTCCGCTTTCCTCACCCCATATTTTTCGTTCAAATATAGTCATCGTAGTCATCACGCTCACACAAATTCAATGGAGTACGACGAAGTATGGATCCCTAAAAGGAAAGCGGATACCTTTTATTCCGAAGTCTTAAACAACCCACTAGGCAACTTGTTCATGACATTTGTTAGGTTACTTCTTAGCTTTCCTGCCTATTTCACCTTCAACATTCACGGAAGGCCGTATAATGGTTTTGCAAGTCACTTTTACCCCCAAAGTCCTATTTTCAACGACAGTGAACGCAAATTAATTTGGCTTTCAGACGCAGGAATGCTAGCAGCATTCTACGCTCTTTACAAGATTGCGTCAAACACAAGTGCAACATGGTTGTTTTGCATCTACGGCGCTCCTTTATTGGTTATGAACGCTCATTTCATCTTTTTCACATTTTTGCATCATAGTCATCCTTCGATTGCACACTACGATAAAAGAGAATGGGATTGGATTCGAGGTGCTCTATCGACTATTGATAGAGATTATGGTATCTTCAACACTATTTTTCATGATGTTACAAATGCTCATGTTGTGCATCATTTGATCTCAACTATTCCACATTATCATACTGTTGAGGCCACGAAAGCGATCAAACCAATCTTGGGTGATTACTACAAGTACGATGATACGCCAATTCTAAAGGCGTTTTGGAGAGAAACAAAAGAGTGCATTTTTGTTGAACCTGATGAAGGTGCGGAGCAAAGTGGTGTTTACTGGTTCCGTAGGTAA